In Candidatus Desulfofervidus auxilii, one genomic interval encodes:
- a CDS encoding RnfABCDGE type electron transport complex subunit G yields MRDIVKLIVVLTAFCVASAFSLAFVREATKERIEYQKLKILVAPAVKAVFPAFDNDPILERVKVKLSEKEIINVFPAKKGGSLIGIAYEGIGSGHGGDVEVLVGIDLDGKILGVKVVKHGETPGIGTKATDSKEFLDQFKGKGVGSKLTLTAAGGEIEAVSGATETSTAITEAVRKAIEVFPKVKEQVIGG; encoded by the coding sequence GTGCGTGATATTGTAAAACTAATTGTGGTTTTAACAGCTTTTTGTGTAGCTTCAGCATTTTCTTTAGCTTTTGTTAGGGAGGCAACAAAAGAAAGGATAGAGTATCAAAAATTGAAAATATTAGTGGCGCCTGCTGTAAAAGCAGTATTCCCTGCTTTTGATAATGATCCTATTTTAGAAAGAGTGAAAGTAAAACTTAGTGAAAAAGAAATAATTAATGTATTTCCAGCTAAAAAAGGAGGTAGCTTAATAGGGATTGCTTATGAGGGTATAGGCTCAGGGCATGGAGGAGATGTAGAAGTATTAGTAGGAATAGATTTAGATGGGAAAATATTAGGAGTAAAAGTAGTAAAACATGGTGAGACTCCTGGTATTGGTACAAAAGCTACAGATTCAAAAGAATTTTTGGATCAATTTAAAGGAAAGGGTGTAGGAAGCAAACTTACTCTTACTGCAGCAGGAGGAGAGATTGAGGCTGTAAGTGGAGCGACAGAAACTTCTACAGCCATAACTGAAGCAGTAAGAAAGGCAATAGAAGTATTTCCAAAAGTAAAAGAACAGGTAATAGGGGGATAA
- a CDS encoding respiratory nitrate reductase subunit gamma produces the protein MYEFVRGPLLWFSFAVFILGSIGKILYICWLNYKKDQTIYDYFSIKYGLRSIIHWIIPFGSLNMRQRPIHTIVSWSFHFCLLVVPIFLMAHNVLWYESFRISWWTLPDQLADIMTLIVIGACVFFFVRRKVLPEVKYVTFTSDYVLLVIAALPFITGFLAYHQWLLPYKVMIILHILSGELMLIAIPFTRLDHMLTFWLTRSYMGSEFGGVRHVKDY, from the coding sequence ATGTATGAATTTGTACGTGGCCCACTTTTATGGTTTTCTTTTGCTGTGTTTATTTTAGGAAGTATAGGGAAAATTTTATACATTTGTTGGTTAAATTACAAAAAGGATCAAACTATTTATGATTATTTTAGTATAAAGTATGGCTTACGTTCTATAATTCATTGGATTATCCCTTTTGGTAGTTTAAATATGCGCCAAAGACCTATCCATACTATTGTTTCTTGGTCATTTCATTTTTGTCTTTTAGTTGTTCCTATTTTCCTTATGGCTCATAATGTGCTTTGGTATGAGTCCTTTCGTATAAGTTGGTGGACTTTACCAGATCAATTAGCAGATATTATGACACTTATTGTTATTGGCGCTTGTGTATTTTTCTTTGTAAGAAGAAAAGTTTTGCCAGAGGTAAAATATGTTACATTTACTTCTGATTATGTTTTATTAGTCATTGCGGCTTTACCATTTATTACTGGTTTTTTAGCTTATCATCAATGGCTTTTACCTTATAAGGTGATGATAATTTTACATATTTTGAGTGGGGAATTGATGCTTATTGCTATTCCATTTACTAGACTTGATCACATGTTAACTTTTTGGCTAACAAGAAGTTATATGGGTTCAGAATTTGGTGGAGTACGTCATGTAAAAGATTATTAA
- a CDS encoding electron transport complex subunit E: MDGSRLVKEFTKGLWKEIPPFRFVLGLCPTLACTTTVRDGFGMGLCLTFVLVCSNILISLLRKVIPSQVRIPCFIVVVATFVIIVELVTQAYFYSLYMALGIFIPLIVVNCIPLGRAEAFASKNEVIYSLADGLGMGLGFTFSLTALAIFREVLGKGTFLYHHIMWSGFEPFAFLQKPPGAFVCLGLMLGIMNLIGSGEK, translated from the coding sequence ATGGATGGAAGCAGATTAGTAAAAGAATTTACTAAAGGATTATGGAAAGAGATTCCCCCATTTCGTTTTGTATTAGGTTTATGTCCTACTTTGGCTTGTACAACCACTGTAAGAGATGGTTTTGGTATGGGTCTTTGTCTCACATTTGTGCTTGTTTGTTCTAATATCCTTATTTCTTTATTAAGAAAAGTAATTCCTAGTCAAGTAAGAATTCCCTGTTTTATTGTTGTTGTAGCAACATTTGTAATTATTGTAGAGTTAGTTACTCAAGCCTATTTTTATTCCTTATATATGGCTTTAGGTATATTCATTCCACTTATTGTAGTAAACTGTATTCCTTTAGGTAGGGCTGAGGCATTTGCTTCTAAAAATGAAGTTATTTATTCATTGGCAGATGGTTTAGGTATGGGTTTGGGATTTACTTTTTCCCTTACTGCTTTAGCCATATTTAGAGAGGTACTTGGCAAAGGAACATTTTTGTATCATCATATTATGTGGTCTGGTTTTGAACCTTTTGCCTTTCTACAAAAGCCACCAGGTGCATTTGTTTGTTTAGGACTTATGTTAGGTATTATGAATCTTATAGGTAGTGGAGAAAAATAA
- a CDS encoding RnfABCDGE type electron transport complex subunit D, whose product MREEGLIVSVGPHIQGKESIKSMMLGFIIALIPAAIAGVYYFGIRALEVVLIAVISSVVIEAALQKIMRREVTVTKDGHAILIGLIFGLILPAHIPWWAIVVGVFTGLLVGKHVYGGLGSNPFNPILVGWASLKLGFMSHMDISGSILGITKFEGMTALVEDYSYFSEGYGIESWSGLGGKIKLLIHVLIGWKPLPGEELIGCVGQICALAIIIGVIYLFWKKYISWHAPVGFLAAVLLFSILFGEKDYLYPYVLVQLLSGGTLLAAFFIITDPTTTPVTSIGMLVFGAMAGIITMIGRLWGSWVDPIWFSILVVNGFTPLIDRLIKPRPFGRVKSSA is encoded by the coding sequence ATGAGGGAAGAAGGACTTATTGTTTCGGTAGGACCCCATATTCAGGGTAAAGAGTCTATTAAAAGTATGATGTTAGGATTTATTATTGCTCTTATTCCAGCGGCAATAGCAGGAGTATATTATTTTGGGATAAGAGCCCTTGAAGTAGTCCTGATAGCTGTAATATCGTCAGTAGTAATTGAAGCAGCACTTCAAAAAATTATGCGCAGAGAAGTAACAGTTACTAAAGATGGTCATGCCATTTTAATAGGGTTAATTTTTGGTCTTATTCTTCCTGCGCATATTCCTTGGTGGGCTATAGTAGTAGGTGTATTTACAGGTCTATTAGTAGGTAAGCATGTCTATGGTGGTCTTGGAAGCAATCCTTTTAATCCTATTTTAGTAGGTTGGGCTTCTTTAAAACTTGGTTTCATGAGTCATATGGATATATCTGGTAGTATTTTAGGTATAACAAAATTTGAAGGCATGACTGCATTAGTAGAAGATTATAGTTATTTTAGCGAAGGCTATGGTATTGAAAGTTGGAGTGGTTTAGGTGGAAAAATTAAACTTCTTATTCATGTATTAATAGGTTGGAAACCATTGCCAGGGGAGGAATTAATTGGGTGTGTAGGTCAGATATGTGCCTTAGCAATAATTATTGGAGTTATATATCTATTTTGGAAAAAATACATTAGTTGGCATGCACCTGTAGGTTTTTTGGCTGCAGTATTACTTTTCTCTATTTTATTTGGTGAAAAAGATTATCTTTATCCTTATGTTTTAGTTCAGTTATTAAGTGGTGGTACTTTATTAGCTGCCTTTTTTATAATTACAGATCCCACTACTACTCCGGTTACATCTATAGGAATGTTGGTTTTTGGAGCAATGGCGGGCATTATTACAATGATTGGTAGACTTTGGGGGAGCTGGGTAGATCCAATTTGGTTTTCTATATTAGTAGTAAATGGTTTTACACCTTTAATTGATAGATTAATAAAACCAAGGCCTTTTGGGAGGGTAAAGAGCAGTGCGTGA
- a CDS encoding RnfABCDGE type electron transport complex subunit C, with the protein MKTGTIKGGIRFQIPKIDMLTEKLAVPKKIVIPLKQHEGPPCKAFVKKGQEVKIGDLIGESKSERSAPIYATVSGKVVDLPKRFPDIRGGYIPAVVIESDGKEEWASLEKTTDVFKAIELFGIVDGGIDAIPLSTKLNFAKSKNVRELIINGVDLEPGVSVRYKLVVEKREALAEGIKTLKNVLGATAAYLAIEDTNTVAQSELPGILSGVAELVLLKSKFPQGLDKFVVKAITGKEPPSPHGTPEDVGVCVIGAETAIAVSEAVKNAKPVIDQFITVYGAVSKPKNLQVRIGTPLKDVLSYCGANGDVAKVIVGGPMMGLAQYSLETPVTKEITAIYVQKESDLVTISDQKCINCGWCVKVCPMGLLPNVIASFCEVDMFEEAESYNLSYCIECGCCAYVCPAKIPLVHWIKYGKSQLKREEQ; encoded by the coding sequence ATGAAAACAGGGACGATAAAAGGTGGGATTAGGTTTCAGATACCAAAAATTGATATGCTAACAGAAAAGTTGGCAGTACCTAAAAAAATAGTAATTCCTTTAAAACAACATGAAGGCCCTCCCTGTAAGGCTTTTGTAAAAAAAGGACAGGAAGTAAAAATTGGTGATCTGATTGGTGAAAGTAAAAGTGAGAGAAGTGCTCCGATTTATGCAACTGTTTCTGGTAAAGTTGTAGATTTACCAAAGAGGTTTCCTGATATTAGAGGTGGTTACATTCCAGCAGTAGTTATTGAATCTGATGGTAAAGAAGAGTGGGCATCTTTAGAAAAAACAACAGATGTTTTTAAAGCTATTGAATTGTTTGGCATAGTAGATGGTGGAATAGATGCTATTCCCCTTTCTACAAAATTGAATTTTGCTAAAAGTAAAAATGTAAGGGAACTTATTATTAATGGGGTAGATTTAGAACCTGGTGTTTCTGTCCGTTATAAATTAGTTGTTGAAAAAAGAGAGGCATTAGCAGAAGGTATTAAGACACTTAAAAATGTTTTAGGTGCAACTGCAGCTTATCTTGCCATTGAAGATACAAATACTGTTGCTCAAAGTGAGCTTCCTGGAATTTTATCTGGAGTAGCTGAATTAGTATTATTAAAATCTAAATTCCCGCAGGGCTTAGACAAATTTGTAGTCAAGGCAATAACTGGCAAAGAACCTCCTTCACCTCATGGGACACCAGAAGATGTAGGAGTATGTGTAATTGGAGCAGAAACAGCAATAGCTGTTTCTGAAGCTGTCAAAAATGCAAAACCAGTTATTGATCAATTTATTACTGTTTATGGAGCAGTAAGTAAACCAAAGAATTTGCAGGTAAGGATTGGTACTCCTTTAAAGGATGTTCTTTCTTATTGTGGGGCAAATGGAGATGTTGCAAAGGTAATTGTAGGTGGCCCAATGATGGGTTTAGCCCAATATTCATTGGAAACCCCAGTAACAAAGGAAATAACTGCAATATATGTACAAAAGGAATCTGATTTAGTTACTATTTCTGATCAAAAGTGCATTAATTGCGGTTGGTGTGTAAAAGTCTGTCCAATGGGACTTTTGCCTAATGTAATTGCCTCTTTTTGTGAAGTAGATATGTTTGAAGAGGCAGAAAGTTATAATCTTTCTTATTGTATAGAATGTGGCTGTTGTGCGTATGTTTGTCCAGCCAAGATTCCTTTAGTACATTGGATTAAATATGGAAAATCACAATTAAAGAGAGAAGAACAATGA
- a CDS encoding fused MFS/spermidine synthase — MPLGSAFILLGLAATLGQILFLRELMVLLSGNEITAGIALASWLLWTGLGSFIARWIKKEKIFFFFFFSIISLTLPGCLILCRLIKPILGLGEINSVLESLIVSFLILLPYAFFIGALFTLGCEVLRKFSQNQVITQVYLKEAIGAGIGGILFYFFLCPKIPILKIALYLSLLIATYSWFYGQRFSKILKVLNFLILCLIFISLINWQWLEKKSRQWQWQPYKVIVSKDTIYGHLTFLKTQNQIIVYESGLYAFTYPDPATTEYAVHLALLEHPKPKSVLLIGGGVSGCLNEILKHPSIKNIIYVELDPYLIKLSKRYLPNEIKNALKDKRVNVFHQDGRLFIKNITKKFDVIILHLGDPVTAQLNRFYTQDFFKEVKNILDKNGIFCLSVSSAPDMIGLVLADFLRSIYFTLKTVFKEVLALPGEKAYFLASPSKNTLTPNMEVLFERIKERKLNLKYVQEYYLKFDLSPLKLAFFKSILEETKIFDLNTDLKPRCYFYGMVLWSTTHFPAIRKTVLKLRHLSLTYCLFFIIALGILIFIFSKRYLNLPLFNAVFITGFTEMSLEIIVFISFQVFYGYVYHELAILITAFMLGLTFGSFIIRSYPPSKPKKFLLYLQAGLCIICFIELGIVYFLNNMKVLQYPILIHLLFPSLLLLAGILGGMQFLTAAETYRQAGEEIKKVASIFYGIDLFGSALGALGTSLIIIPILGIPNSLIILISLNLLALFLLLF, encoded by the coding sequence ATGCCTTTAGGTAGTGCATTTATCCTTTTAGGTCTGGCTGCCACTTTAGGACAAATTCTGTTTTTAAGGGAATTAATGGTTCTTTTATCTGGTAATGAAATTACTGCTGGTATTGCCTTAGCTAGTTGGCTATTGTGGACAGGATTAGGAAGTTTTATAGCTAGATGGATAAAAAAAGAAAAAATTTTTTTCTTTTTCTTCTTTTCAATTATTTCTTTAACTTTACCAGGCTGTCTTATTCTTTGTCGTTTAATTAAACCTATTTTAGGATTAGGTGAAATAAACTCTGTGCTTGAATCATTAATAGTCTCTTTTCTCATTCTTTTACCTTATGCTTTTTTTATTGGAGCCCTTTTTACTTTAGGATGTGAAGTTTTAAGAAAATTCTCTCAAAATCAAGTTATTACTCAGGTTTATTTAAAAGAAGCTATTGGAGCAGGAATAGGAGGTATCCTCTTTTATTTCTTTTTATGTCCTAAAATACCTATTCTTAAAATTGCTCTTTATCTTTCTTTATTAATTGCTACTTATAGTTGGTTTTATGGCCAAAGATTTTCTAAAATATTAAAAGTTTTAAATTTTCTTATTCTTTGTTTAATTTTTATCAGTTTAATCAATTGGCAGTGGCTTGAAAAAAAGAGTCGACAGTGGCAATGGCAACCTTATAAAGTAATTGTATCTAAAGATACAATATATGGGCATTTGACATTTTTAAAAACACAGAATCAAATTATTGTTTATGAAAGTGGTCTTTATGCCTTTACTTATCCTGACCCAGCTACAACTGAATATGCTGTTCATCTCGCTTTATTGGAACATCCCAAACCCAAATCTGTGCTTTTAATTGGAGGAGGAGTCTCAGGTTGTTTGAATGAAATTTTAAAACATCCATCAATAAAAAATATTATTTATGTAGAACTTGATCCATATTTAATTAAATTAAGTAAAAGATATTTGCCTAATGAGATTAAAAATGCTTTAAAAGACAAGCGTGTAAATGTATTTCATCAAGATGGGCGATTATTTATAAAAAATATTACAAAAAAATTTGACGTTATTATTCTTCACTTAGGTGATCCAGTAACTGCACAACTCAATCGTTTTTATACTCAAGATTTCTTTAAAGAAGTAAAAAATATTTTAGATAAAAATGGAATCTTCTGTCTCAGTGTCTCTTCTGCCCCAGATATGATTGGATTGGTATTAGCAGACTTTTTAAGAAGTATATATTTTACACTTAAAACAGTTTTTAAAGAAGTATTAGCTTTGCCAGGTGAAAAGGCTTATTTTTTAGCTAGCCCTTCAAAAAATACTTTAACACCTAATATGGAAGTACTTTTTGAACGTATAAAAGAACGAAAGCTTAATCTCAAATACGTTCAAGAATATTATCTCAAATTTGACCTCTCCCCTTTAAAACTCGCCTTTTTTAAATCTATTTTAGAAGAAACAAAGATTTTTGATTTAAATACAGATTTAAAACCAAGATGTTATTTTTACGGAATGGTGTTATGGAGTACTACTCATTTTCCGGCTATAAGAAAAACAGTCTTAAAATTAAGACATCTATCTTTAACTTATTGTTTGTTCTTCATAATTGCTCTAGGTATATTAATTTTTATATTTTCTAAAAGATATTTAAACCTACCTTTATTTAATGCTGTTTTTATAACAGGATTTACTGAAATGAGCTTAGAAATTATAGTTTTTATTAGCTTTCAAGTATTTTATGGTTATGTTTATCATGAACTTGCTATCCTCATTACTGCCTTTATGTTAGGACTTACTTTTGGAAGTTTTATTATTCGCTCTTATCCTCCCAGTAAACCAAAAAAATTTCTCTTATACCTACAAGCAGGCTTATGCATAATTTGTTTTATAGAATTAGGTATTGTTTATTTTCTTAATAATATGAAAGTTTTACAATATCCTATTTTAATCCATTTACTTTTTCCGAGTCTTTTACTTTTGGCTGGCATTTTAGGTGGTATGCAGTTTCTCACTGCAGCTGAAACATATCGTCAGGCAGGTGAAGAAATCAAAAAAGTGGCTTCTATTTTTTATGGTATTGACCTTTTTGGTTCTGCTTTAGGAGCATTGGGAACAAGTCTTATAATTATACCTATTTTAGGTATACCTAATAGTCTTATTATACTCATATCTTTAAACTTGCTTGCCCTGTTTTTGCTTCTTTTTTGA
- the amrS gene encoding AmmeMemoRadiSam system radical SAM enzyme → MLYSRRDFLKCTFCFLASFFSDSWAKTIYFRKGLIKTKVSPYFKKLDNKSIMCTLCPRFCVVADGKRGYCEVRENRGGIYYSLVYGNPCAVHIDPIEKKPFFHVLPGTSAFSIATAGCNFDCKFCQNWEISQARPEETFNYDLPPEEVVALAKIYKCSSIASTYVEPMIFYEYMYDIGRLLKEEDILNTCHSNGFINPEPLRALCKYLDAACIDLKGFSEKFYEELTEGKLAPVLRTLKILRKEGVHTEIVNLIVPTKNDDFKMIKEMVEWIKTELGNDVPLHFTRFYPRYKLNNLPPTPIDTLEKARSIALKAGLKYVYIGNVPGHPAENTYCPRCDEVLIRRIGYRIEAIYLKDGKCGYCGFPIPGIWSKKKQKQGKQV, encoded by the coding sequence ATGCTTTATTCTAGAAGAGATTTTTTAAAATGCACTTTTTGCTTCCTTGCATCTTTTTTTTCTGATTCTTGGGCAAAAACTATTTATTTTAGAAAAGGACTTATTAAGACTAAAGTTTCGCCGTATTTTAAAAAGCTAGACAATAAATCCATAATGTGCACTTTATGCCCCAGGTTTTGTGTTGTTGCTGATGGGAAAAGAGGTTATTGCGAAGTAAGAGAGAATAGGGGAGGTATTTATTATAGTCTGGTTTATGGAAATCCCTGTGCTGTCCATATTGATCCAATTGAGAAAAAACCATTCTTTCATGTACTTCCTGGAACTAGTGCTTTTTCTATTGCTACAGCAGGTTGTAACTTTGATTGCAAATTCTGTCAGAATTGGGAAATTTCTCAGGCTAGACCAGAAGAGACATTCAATTATGATTTACCTCCTGAAGAAGTAGTTGCTTTAGCAAAAATCTATAAGTGTTCTTCTATTGCTTCTACCTATGTTGAACCAATGATTTTTTATGAATACATGTATGATATTGGGCGCCTTTTAAAAGAAGAGGATATTCTTAATACTTGCCATTCTAATGGCTTTATTAATCCAGAACCATTAAGGGCATTATGTAAATATTTAGATGCTGCTTGTATTGATCTTAAAGGTTTTAGTGAAAAATTTTATGAAGAACTAACAGAAGGTAAATTAGCTCCAGTACTTAGGACATTAAAAATTTTAAGAAAAGAAGGTGTACATACTGAGATTGTTAACTTAATAGTGCCCACAAAAAATGATGATTTTAAAATGATAAAAGAAATGGTAGAATGGATTAAAACAGAATTAGGAAATGATGTTCCTTTACATTTTACTCGTTTTTACCCTAGATATAAATTAAATAATCTTCCTCCTACACCAATAGATACTTTAGAAAAAGCAAGAAGCATAGCTTTAAAGGCTGGTTTAAAATATGTTTATATAGGAAATGTGCCTGGTCATCCTGCAGAAAATACTTATTGTCCTAGGTGTGATGAAGTGCTTATTAGGCGTATAGGATATAGAATTGAAGCTATTTATCTTAAAGATGGTAAATGTGGCTATTGTGGATTTCCTATACCAGGTATTTGGTCAAAAAAGAAGCAAAAACAGGGCAAGCAAGTTTAA
- a CDS encoding WD40 repeat domain-containing protein: protein MLDKLKKEREGINMSDVKTWDWETREKLVTNVNEWIMKFPQVHEFVVSEDGEKIAAVVKTENETYTVCVNGETWESEFDKAWSLKFAPDGRLVVIVSEMGEWTVAVDGQTWEDKFEYVWDLKFSPNGKKIGVKVRQGGLYKVCIDGQSWENGFFDMREFIFSPDGRKVAATVQVEAMPEGDIFKFAEGLWTVAVDGKPWSKRFMNVWGIDFSFDANLIAAEVRFDPERYTIAINEKTWPETYSWVWAPVFKPNSTKVVAPVKKEKWFLAMDGEIIWPKGFRQIFYPVFSPDEISIAAVVALKNGKWTVAVDGKPWNIAVDSAVLKPVFSPDGERIAAIVKIDEPAYDLKPYPVYNIAVNDHIWPEWFDMVWDPVFSPDGEKLAAKVEKNGKYTIVIEGKVWGKEFDALWPPVFSPDGEKILVRCIEGGKYYRRIVPVSRILG, encoded by the coding sequence ATGTTAGATAAGCTGAAAAAAGAAAGGGAGGGAATCAATATGTCTGATGTAAAAACCTGGGATTGGGAAACCAGGGAAAAACTTGTCACAAATGTGAATGAATGGATAATGAAATTTCCTCAAGTACATGAATTTGTAGTAAGTGAAGATGGTGAAAAAATTGCGGCAGTAGTAAAGACAGAAAATGAAACCTATACTGTTTGTGTTAATGGTGAAACATGGGAAAGTGAATTTGACAAAGCTTGGTCATTAAAATTTGCTCCTGATGGTCGTCTTGTGGTTATAGTTTCTGAAATGGGTGAGTGGACAGTGGCTGTAGATGGTCAGACATGGGAAGATAAATTTGAATATGTTTGGGATTTAAAATTTAGTCCTAATGGTAAAAAAATAGGGGTTAAAGTGAGACAAGGAGGTCTTTACAAAGTATGTATAGATGGTCAAAGTTGGGAAAATGGTTTTTTTGATATGAGAGAATTTATTTTTAGTCCGGATGGACGAAAAGTGGCAGCTACGGTACAAGTAGAAGCTATGCCTGAAGGAGATATTTTTAAATTTGCAGAAGGTCTTTGGACAGTGGCTGTGGACGGGAAGCCTTGGTCTAAAAGGTTTATGAATGTTTGGGGTATTGATTTTAGTTTTGATGCCAATCTTATAGCTGCAGAAGTAAGATTTGACCCTGAAAGATATACCATTGCTATAAATGAAAAAACATGGCCAGAGACTTATAGTTGGGTTTGGGCACCTGTTTTTAAACCTAATAGTACAAAAGTAGTAGCACCAGTAAAAAAGGAAAAGTGGTTTTTGGCTATGGATGGAGAGATCATTTGGCCAAAAGGATTTAGACAAATCTTTTATCCTGTTTTTAGTCCTGATGAAATTTCTATTGCTGCAGTAGTTGCCCTTAAAAATGGAAAATGGACAGTAGCTGTAGATGGTAAACCCTGGAATATTGCAGTAGATTCAGCTGTTTTAAAACCAGTTTTTAGTCCTGATGGTGAAAGAATAGCAGCCATAGTCAAAATAGATGAACCTGCTTATGATTTAAAGCCTTATCCAGTTTATAATATTGCAGTAAATGACCATATCTGGCCAGAATGGTTTGATATGGTTTGGGATCCTGTTTTTAGCCCTGATGGTGAAAAATTAGCTGCAAAAGTAGAAAAAAATGGTAAATATACAATTGTAATTGAAGGAAAGGTGTGGGGGAAAGAATTTGATGCCCTTTGGCCGCCTGTATTTAGTCCTGATGGCGAGAAAATATTGGTAAGATGTATTGAGGGTGGAAAGTATTATCGACGTATTGTTCCAGTAAGTCGTATATTAGGTTAA
- a CDS encoding (Fe-S)-binding protein: MIELVRDWDKWQVKDIGLDEPVKKLTPERIEEVINRILKQEGWARIKMYVDTCIHCGLCSNACHHYLSNDCHPHFAPVGKIKDTLWIMLQKKGKVSPEFMKHVAETVYTECNVCMRCSQYCPFGIDIAYLISVVRRICHFLGLVPQYLQDTVNSHAVTMNQMWVKQDEWIDTLQWQEEEWQGEIPSVRIPIDKEGADVMYSVIGPEPKILAQLIGNAAVIMTVAGIDWTMPSFDGWDNSDMAMYSGDWEVMGRVKKAHFEAAMRLKCKKIVMGECGHAFRSVYDRGNRILGWKMHPIPIIHAVQFYYELIRDGKLKIARKIKEPVTLHDPCNIIRGRGLGEMARYVMRAICEDFRDMWPNKEYNYCCNAGGDTINCGPPWKKKRCDSNKVKAEQLKATGAKIVVTPCHNCHSGMEDIVHYYNLGMEVKFINELLIECIEIPENLKA; encoded by the coding sequence ATGATAGAATTAGTTAGAGATTGGGATAAATGGCAAGTTAAAGATATTGGTTTAGATGAGCCTGTAAAAAAATTAACACCAGAAAGAATAGAAGAGGTAATTAATCGGATATTAAAACAAGAAGGTTGGGCTAGGATTAAAATGTATGTAGACACCTGCATCCACTGTGGTTTATGTTCTAACGCATGTCATCATTATCTTTCTAATGATTGTCATCCTCATTTTGCTCCGGTAGGGAAGATAAAGGATACTCTTTGGATAATGTTACAAAAAAAAGGCAAAGTGAGTCCTGAATTTATGAAACATGTAGCTGAAACTGTTTATACAGAATGCAATGTTTGTATGCGCTGTTCACAATACTGTCCTTTTGGGATAGACATAGCCTATCTGATAAGTGTTGTTAGAAGAATTTGCCATTTTCTTGGTCTTGTACCTCAATATTTGCAAGATACAGTAAATAGTCATGCTGTAACCATGAATCAGATGTGGGTAAAGCAGGATGAATGGATAGATACATTACAATGGCAGGAAGAAGAATGGCAGGGTGAGATTCCAAGTGTTCGGATACCAATAGATAAAGAAGGTGCAGATGTAATGTATTCTGTTATTGGACCTGAGCCCAAAATACTTGCTCAATTAATTGGAAATGCAGCAGTCATTATGACAGTAGCAGGAATTGATTGGACCATGCCATCTTTTGATGGCTGGGACAATAGTGATATGGCTATGTATTCAGGTGATTGGGAAGTAATGGGAAGAGTAAAAAAGGCACATTTTGAAGCAGCTATGCGTCTTAAATGTAAAAAGATTGTTATGGGTGAATGTGGACATGCCTTTAGGTCAGTTTATGATAGAGGTAATAGAATATTGGGATGGAAAATGCATCCTATCCCCATTATCCATGCTGTTCAATTTTATTATGAATTGATAAGAGACGGAAAGCTTAAAATAGCAAGAAAAATAAAAGAGCCAGTAACCTTGCATGATCCTTGCAATATTATAAGAGGTAGAGGTTTAGGTGAAATGGCTCGTTATGTAATGAGAGCAATTTGTGAAGACTTTAGAGATATGTGGCCAAATAAAGAATATAATTATTGTTGTAATGCAGGAGGAGATACTATCAATTGCGGTCCGCCTTGGAAGAAAAAACGTTGTGATAGCAACAAAGTAAAGGCAGAACAATTAAAAGCAACAGGGGCAAAGATTGTTGTTACTCCATGTCATAATTGCCATAGTGGTATGGAAGATATTGTTCATTATTATAATTTAGGTATGGAAGTTAAATTTATTAATGAATTGTTAATTGAATGTATTGAAATTCCAGAAAATTTAAAGGCATAA
- a CDS encoding cytochrome c family protein produces MRKWMVFFCILSMVLIIGYLYAQDEEMVIAHKEVFQRLERAPVIFTHEKHVEELGGDEACKECHHIYSEEEGKLVYEEGEEVGCTECHGFKDEKREDGGKTPSLMNAYHINCVGCHRKLAKANKKTGPATCGECHIKKNWKLIEEEVEEEATHAEEAHHH; encoded by the coding sequence ATGAGAAAATGGATGGTGTTTTTTTGTATTTTGAGTATGGTATTGATAATAGGTTATCTTTATGCTCAAGATGAAGAGATGGTTATTGCTCATAAAGAGGTATTTCAACGTTTAGAGAGAGCACCAGTGATTTTTACTCATGAAAAGCATGTTGAAGAATTAGGTGGTGATGAAGCATGTAAAGAATGTCATCACATTTACAGTGAAGAAGAAGGCAAATTAGTTTATGAGGAAGGTGAAGAAGTTGGTTGTACAGAATGCCATGGTTTTAAAGATGAAAAAAGAGAAGATGGAGGTAAAACTCCATCTTTAATGAACGCATATCATATAAATTGTGTTGGTTGTCATAGAAAGTTGGCTAAGGCAAATAAAAAGACAGGACCTGCTACTTGTGGTGAATGTCATATAAAGAAAAATTGGAAATTAATAGAAGAAGAGGTTGAGGAAGAGGCTACTCACGCTGAAGAAGCACATCATCATTAA